A window of the Brassica oleracea var. oleracea cultivar TO1000 chromosome C1, BOL, whole genome shotgun sequence genome harbors these coding sequences:
- the LOC106313944 gene encoding uncharacterized protein LOC106313944, with product MASRLGVSLRAALTASHAPHFDDGTRRHSSSIFTAPFPNRRNRIGSRTLRVSNDGPESYLDMWKNAVDREKKEKAFEKIAENVASDGDKGDLNKKSDEFQKILEVSVEERDRIQRMQVVDRAAAAISAAKAILASNNSGDGKDGFQEEDGIEVEETQNNAKSKGTWSRTVYVPRSETSGSETPGPDFWSWTPPGDSEMSSDASTDLQPKPSEFPTLSNPVLEKEPSSDSLSIPYESMLSTERHSFVIPPFESLIEVKKETETKPTSSEHDLNAVSSANAEEAARVLDGLDDSASSGVSQEGLKWWKQTGVEKRPDGVVCRWTMIRGVTADGVVEWQDKYWEASDDFGFKELGSEKSGRDAAGNVWREFWREAMMQENGVVHMEKTADKWGKSGQGDEWQEKWFEHYDATGKSEKWAHKWCSLDRNTPLDVGHAHVWHERWGEKYDGQGGSTKYTDKWAERWVGDGWDKWGDKWDENFNPSAQGVKQGETWWEGKHGDRWNRSWGEGHNGSGWVHKYGKSSSGEHWDTHVQQETWYERFPHFGFFHCFDNSVQLRAVRKPSDSENDGEKQ from the exons ATGGCTTCGCGTCTTGGAGTCTCCCTACGCGCCGCCTTGACGGCATCTCACGCCCCGCACTTCGACGACGGAACACGCCGTCACTCCTCGTCAATTTTCACGGCGCCATTCCCGAACCGGAGAAATCGAATCGGATCGAGGACGCTTAGGGTTTCGAATGACGGACCCGAATCGTACCTCGACATGTGGAAAAACGCCGTCGATCGCGAGAAGAAGGAGAAGGCCTTCGAGAAAATAGCCGAGAATGTAGCTTCCGATGGCGATAAAGGAGATTTAAACAAGAAGAGCGACGAATTCCAGAAGATCTTGGAAGTCTCCGTCGAGGAGAGAGATCGGATTCAGCGGATGCAGGTCGTGGATCGCGCCGCCGCGGCTATCTCGGCCGCGAAAGCCATTCTCGCCTCTAACAATTCAGGCGACGGCAAAGATGGGTTTCAAGAGGAGGATGGAATCGAAGTCGAGGAGACTCAGAACAACGCTAAGTCCAAAG GGACGTGGAGCAGAACAGTGTATGTCCCTCGGTCTGAAACTTCTGGTTCCGAGACACCAGGACCTGACTTTTGGTCGTGGACACCTCCTGGAGATAGTGAGATGAGTTCCGATGCGAGTACGGACTTGCAACCTAAGCCTTCTGAGTTTCCAACCTTGTCAAATCCTGTACTGGAGAAAGAACCTTCGTCGGATTCTCTTTCCATACCTTACGAGAGCATGCTCTCCACCGAAAGACATAGCTTTGTTATCCCTCCTTTTGAGTCTTTGATCGAGGTTAAAAAAGAGACAGAGACAAAGCCCACGTCGTCGGAACATGACCTTAATGCCGTATCTTCAGCAAATGCGGAAGAAGCGGCTCGTGTTCTTGATGGTTTGGATGATTCTGCGTCATCTGGAGTTAGCCAAGAGGGATTGAAGTGGTGGAAGCAAACGGGTGTTGAGAAAAGGCCTGATGGTGTGGTTTGCAGGTGGACTATGATACGTGGTGTTACTGCTGATGGTGTTGTCGAGTGGCAGGACAAGTATTGGGAGGCTTCTGATGACTTTGGGTTTAAGGAACTTGGTTCTGAGAAATCAGGACGTGATGCTGCTGGAAACGTGTGGCGTGAGTTCTGGAGAGAGGCGATGATGCAG GAGAACGGTGTTGTGCATATGGAGAAAACTGCAGACAAATGGGGAAAGAGTGGACAAGGTGATGAATGGCAAGAGAAGTGGTTTGAGCATTACGATGCTACCGGAAAATCAGAAAAATGGGCTCACAAATGGTGCAGCCTTGACCGTAACACACCACTTGATGTTGGCCACGCTCATGTCTGGCATGAGAG GTGGGGAGAGAAGTATGACGGGCAAGGCGGAAGCACCAAGTACACAGACAAGTGGGCGGAGAGGTGGGTAGGGGATGGTTGGGACAAGTGGGGAGACAAATGGGACGAGAACTTTAACCCGAGCGCTCAAGGAGTGAAGCAAGGTGAGACTTGGTGGGAAGGGAAGCACGGTGACCGGTGGAACCGGAGCTGGGGTGAAGGACATAACGGTTCGGGTTGGGTACACAAATACGGGAAAAGCAGTAGTGGTGAACACTGGGACACACATGTGCAACAAGAGACTTGGTATGAGAGGTTCCCTCACTTTGGTTTCTTCCACTGTTTTGACAACTCTGTTCAGCTCCGAGCTGTTCGGAAGCCTTCTGATTCAGAAAATGATGGAGAAAAGCAATAA